Proteins from one Scyliorhinus canicula chromosome 6, sScyCan1.1, whole genome shotgun sequence genomic window:
- the LOC119966824 gene encoding LOW QUALITY PROTEIN: trace amine-associated receptor 1-like (The sequence of the model RefSeq protein was modified relative to this genomic sequence to represent the inferred CDS: deleted 2 bases in 1 codon), with protein sequence MNTSLRNTEMVEFCYEFVHGTSCANATRSHGVRAALYAFGAVAILVTIFGNMLVIISISHFKQLHTPTNYLILSLAIADFSLGCMVMPYSLMRSIENCWYLGELFCKLQASFDFMLCAASIFHLCFISVDRYYAVCDPLKYKTRITLQIVLIMIFLSWILSAFVGFGMICLELNLIEIRDFYYNNIYCYGGCILVMGKLCSVIYSLISFYFPGFIMLCIYTKIYHVATKQARAINDITRQIQTIKDCKTVTSQTSERKAAKTLGIVVGVFLICWSPYFTCNFIDPFIEHSTPPIMFDLFFWLGYLNSAFNPVIYAFFYSWFRKAPKIVLTFKIFSTDSSRINLF encoded by the exons ATGAATACAAGTCTCAGAAACACAGAAATGGTAGAATTTTGCTACGAATTTGTTCATGGAACCTCTTGCGCGAATGCAACCCGATCTCATGGCGTCCGAGCTGCCCTTTATGCCTTTGGAGCAgtagcaattctggtcaccatatttggTAACATGTTGGTGATTATTTCAATCTCACACTTCAAACAGCTCCACACACCCACTAATTATCTCATCCTTTCCTTGGCAATTGCTGACTTTTCGCTGGGGTGTATGGTTATGCCTTACAGTTTGATGAGGTCTATTGAGAACTGTTGGTATTTAGGGGAATTGTTTTGCAAACTTCAAGCAAGCTTTGATTTTATGCTCTGTGCAGCATCAATTTTCCACTTATGCTTTATTTCTGTTGATCGTTATTATGCGGTGTGTGACCCATTGAAATATAAGACCAGAATTACTCTTCAGATTGTCCTAATAATGATCTTCCTCAGTTGGATTCTTTCAGCATTTGTGGGTTTTGGCATGATATGTTTAGAACTAAATTTAATAGAAATTAGGGACTTTTACTACAATAATATTTATTGCTATGGGGGCTGTATACTTGTGATGGGTAAACTATGTTCAGTGATTTACTCGCTAATTTCCTTTTATTTCCCAGGGTTTATTATGCTATGTATTTATACAAAGATTTACCATGTAGCTACAAAACAAGCCCGAGCCATAAACGACATCACAAGGCAAATCCAGACCATCAAAGACTGCAAAACTGTAACTTCTCAAACAAGTGAAAGAAAGGCTGCAAAAACTCTTGGAATAGTGGTGGGGGTATTTTTAATCTGTTGGTCTCCATACTTCACTTGTAATTTCATTGATCCTTTCATTGAACATTCAACCCCACCAATTATGTTTGACCTATTTTTTTGGCTCGGGTATTTAAACTCTGCATTTAATCCCGTGATATATGCATTTTTTTATTCTTGGTTCCGAAAGGCCCCT AAAATTGTTTTGACTTTTAAAATATTCTCAACCGATTCCTCAAGAATAAACCTTTTCTGA